A single window of [Clostridium] hylemonae DSM 15053 DNA harbors:
- a CDS encoding N-6 DNA methylase, translated as MESLIGRYWKELQQKIVSEQVFYLFVMLIFSEGCRCMKGIAYSGKFTQKSFKMSFEDVYDYDFKVAVHRFSEKVDWVLVENDEEIQRILGDVENYISTYMRNDVCGKGEGITEKMDVLLQAVLELEGWSGTYQSTPASVQKLVAELLSGSQAKHMLDLCCGTGLYGLTLYHKLSRENPALTFCGIEVEPVLCDIADINLYLHGVERGRIVKTDLLALPRSTVEELADLIVMDIPRGNNVAETYDRRDYRLIHFDKQHIYSDWIFIQDALYRLNVKGRAAVLATSGALIRLNEKGLREQIVLSDWLEAVITLPSNLYPRMGIGTELLIFNKNKRPERREKILFIDISSYYKIEKRNMCAVTEEGIYIAGKCYRHGTELSGISVMLKSTDLDADTCSFKPIQYIQLKEEERLDSNTTVEDIADIIRGSQTLTKIAEQEKGTACFINIKDIQDGRIIYETAERIQEGHPAYKDKFRVSEDDILLTSKGSVIKAAVVGANPPPAFISGNITLLRVDERKYDPYILLEYLYSGQGQLALERIQSGTTIRILSNASIKKMKVPEYDKELMKVIGKQLKQNRERYFSEQKRLTESYQKERQKLLEILKEEKDGKDFY; from the coding sequence ATGGAAAGTCTGATTGGAAGGTACTGGAAAGAATTACAGCAGAAGATCGTTTCGGAGCAGGTGTTCTATTTATTTGTTATGCTGATTTTTTCAGAAGGCTGCCGTTGTATGAAAGGCATAGCATATAGCGGAAAATTTACACAAAAAAGTTTTAAAATGTCTTTTGAGGATGTTTATGATTATGATTTTAAAGTAGCTGTGCATCGATTTTCTGAGAAAGTGGACTGGGTCCTTGTTGAAAATGATGAAGAGATACAGCGTATACTGGGAGATGTGGAAAATTATATTTCCACATATATGAGAAACGACGTTTGTGGAAAAGGAGAGGGAATAACAGAAAAGATGGACGTACTGCTGCAGGCAGTGCTGGAATTGGAAGGATGGAGCGGAACATATCAGTCAACTCCGGCCAGCGTCCAGAAGCTGGTCGCAGAACTGCTTTCGGGCAGTCAGGCGAAGCATATGTTAGATCTGTGCTGTGGAACAGGACTTTACGGATTAACTCTGTATCATAAACTTTCCCGGGAAAATCCGGCGCTGACATTCTGTGGTATTGAAGTAGAGCCTGTGCTGTGTGATATTGCAGACATCAATTTATATTTACACGGTGTTGAACGTGGCAGGATCGTTAAAACGGACTTGCTGGCGCTGCCCCGATCCACGGTAGAAGAACTGGCAGACTTGATCGTTATGGATATTCCCCGCGGAAACAATGTTGCAGAGACATATGACAGAAGAGACTACAGGCTGATACATTTTGACAAGCAGCATATTTATTCAGACTGGATCTTTATTCAGGATGCTTTGTACAGGCTGAATGTAAAGGGACGCGCGGCTGTGTTAGCGACTTCCGGAGCCTTGATCCGTCTGAATGAAAAAGGGTTAAGGGAGCAGATCGTGTTAAGTGACTGGCTGGAGGCGGTGATCACCTTGCCGTCAAATTTATATCCCAGGATGGGAATTGGAACGGAACTTCTGATTTTTAATAAAAATAAGCGTCCCGAACGCCGTGAGAAAATCTTGTTTATAGACATCAGCAGTTATTATAAAATTGAAAAAAGGAATATGTGCGCTGTAACGGAAGAGGGAATTTACATTGCCGGTAAATGCTATCGGCACGGAACGGAACTGTCCGGCATTAGTGTTATGCTGAAAAGCACAGACCTTGACGCCGATACATGTTCTTTTAAACCAATACAGTACATTCAGCTTAAAGAAGAGGAAAGATTAGACAGTAATACTACGGTAGAAGATATAGCCGATATTATCAGAGGATCACAGACATTAACTAAAATTGCAGAGCAGGAAAAAGGGACAGCCTGCTTTATCAACATAAAAGATATACAGGACGGCAGAATTATTTATGAGACAGCTGAGCGGATACAGGAGGGACATCCGGCATACAAAGATAAATTCCGCGTCAGTGAAGATGATATCTTATTGACATCAAAAGGGTCGGTTATTAAGGCGGCTGTAGTTGGCGCAAATCCGCCTCCTGCGTTTATCAGTGGGAATATTACGCTGCTGCGGGTAGACGAAAGAAAGTATGATCCATATATTTTACTGGAATATTTATATTCCGGACAGGGACAGCTGGCGTTAGAGCGGATTCAGTCAGGCACGACCATACGGATATTGAGTAATGCAAGTATTAAGAAGATGAAAGTGCCTGAATATGATAAGGAGCTTATGAAAGTGATCGGGAAGCAGCTCAAACAGAACAGGGAAAGATATTTTAGCGAACAGAAGAGACTGACGGAATCTTATCAAAAAGAAAGGCAGAAGCTGCTTGAGATACTGAAGGAGGAAAAGGATGGCAAAGATTTTTATTAG
- a CDS encoding response regulator transcription factor, which translates to MITILIAEDEQIEYRYLRDMFLKHPGMYRVLDNALTGRDAVDMALKYRPDVVIMDISMPVCNGLEASLIIKEKLPDTIIMLNTAYAEFEFARKAVEYHLDAYLLKPSSEEEIFRTLEGCLRKRQSTASSSTEADGGPDMCEKDCIEPVAEYIMEHLAEDLSLRTLSEQVHFSPSYLSHLFHEKRGMTIRHFINQKRIEYSVQLLRHSDKNIKEIASACGFSNISHFNRVFKLHTGKTPVELRKENRNI; encoded by the coding sequence ATGATCACGATACTGATCGCCGAAGATGAGCAGATCGAATACAGATATCTGCGGGATATGTTTTTGAAGCATCCGGGGATGTACCGGGTGCTTGATAATGCGCTGACCGGCCGTGATGCTGTTGATATGGCGCTTAAGTACCGGCCGGATGTGGTTATTATGGACATCAGCATGCCTGTATGCAATGGTCTGGAGGCGTCGCTCATCATCAAAGAAAAATTGCCGGACACGATCATAATGCTCAATACAGCTTATGCGGAATTTGAGTTTGCCAGAAAAGCAGTAGAATATCATCTGGATGCATATTTATTGAAACCATCTTCGGAGGAAGAGATTTTCCGGACATTGGAAGGGTGTCTCAGGAAGCGGCAGAGTACGGCGTCGTCTTCGACGGAGGCTGACGGGGGTCCGGATATGTGTGAGAAAGACTGTATTGAGCCGGTGGCGGAATATATTATGGAACATCTGGCGGAGGACCTTTCTTTAAGAACATTATCCGAACAAGTGCATTTCTCCCCATCCTATCTTTCCCATCTCTTTCATGAGAAAAGGGGTATGACGATCAGACACTTTATCAATCAGAAAAGGATAGAGTATTCCGTACAGCTGCTGAGACATTCTGACAAGAACATTAAAGAGATTGCATCAGCTTGCGGATTTTCCAATATATCACATTTTAACCGGGTTTTTAAACTGCATACAGGAAAGACGCCTGTGGAGCTGCGAAAGGAGAACAGGAACATATGA
- a CDS encoding APC family permease, producing MAQPKFKRNLSFISMIALASGAVIGGWLAEAPYWFSVTGAGAAFIFPILAVLLVPVGLAFAELTAMLPFASSVDIWTTSAFGHKAGWASQWMMFLIQVVEPPMMAFIFITAFQYFIPIPKGAQMWIAIGIVLLWYILSNFNIALTGKLANICFFSMIIMSLIVSMTLLFSGHWSADNLVGHGGFFPNGFKGIFIAMAVFSLKFIGFEMTPTMIEETNFPVSKMWKIILSALFVPAILYFIVVMAIGGMGSWSEIAQMGMPEPEFIRKFSLPGIVAILALVAGILHAFTTLMGFWTSSARVLYGAAQLNQLPQIFTRLNKKGQPYIANLVVLIFTVFFCIFSGDDWVQYIYAVSCIAAGLVYFVCCLDALILRRKHPEWERPYKVPCATVVFILGMIVSVWVIIGSCLELSAGGYISLVIYCLIGIAMYFIMSGYRKKNPEAHQLITLTPDDIEHE from the coding sequence ATGGCTCAACCAAAATTCAAACGAAACCTTAGTTTTATATCCATGATAGCCCTGGCATCCGGCGCCGTGATCGGCGGATGGCTCGCCGAGGCCCCCTATTGGTTTTCCGTCACCGGTGCAGGCGCCGCATTTATTTTCCCTATCCTGGCCGTACTGCTCGTGCCGGTGGGCCTTGCTTTTGCAGAGCTGACGGCAATGCTTCCCTTCGCCTCCTCCGTTGACATCTGGACGACCAGCGCCTTTGGGCATAAGGCCGGATGGGCTTCCCAATGGATGATGTTTCTCATACAAGTAGTGGAACCTCCGATGATGGCGTTTATTTTCATCACAGCGTTCCAGTATTTTATTCCGATACCCAAAGGGGCTCAAATGTGGATCGCCATTGGCATCGTCCTGCTGTGGTACATCCTGTCCAACTTTAATATCGCCTTGACCGGGAAGCTTGCCAATATCTGCTTCTTTTCAATGATCATCATGTCCCTCATCGTGAGCATGACCTTACTGTTCAGCGGGCATTGGTCCGCAGATAACCTTGTGGGACACGGCGGGTTCTTCCCCAACGGTTTTAAGGGCATATTTATTGCCATGGCCGTATTTTCACTGAAGTTCATCGGATTTGAGATGACTCCTACCATGATAGAGGAGACGAATTTTCCGGTGTCAAAGATGTGGAAGATCATACTCTCCGCGCTGTTTGTTCCGGCGATCCTGTATTTTATAGTTGTAATGGCCATCGGCGGTATGGGCTCCTGGTCAGAGATCGCACAGATGGGGATGCCAGAGCCTGAATTCATCCGTAAATTCTCCCTGCCCGGAATCGTGGCCATCCTGGCTCTCGTGGCCGGCATCCTCCATGCATTCACCACACTGATGGGATTCTGGACTTCTTCGGCAAGAGTTCTTTACGGCGCAGCGCAGCTCAACCAGCTGCCACAGATATTCACCCGCCTGAATAAAAAAGGCCAGCCATACATCGCCAACCTTGTGGTGCTCATATTCACTGTATTCTTCTGCATCTTCAGCGGAGATGACTGGGTACAGTACATATATGCGGTATCCTGTATCGCCGCCGGCCTTGTATACTTTGTATGCTGTCTTGACGCCCTCATACTGCGCAGGAAACACCCCGAATGGGAGCGGCCTTATAAAGTACCGTGCGCCACAGTCGTATTCATCCTCGGCATGATCGTATCGGTCTGGGTCATCATCGGTTCCTGCCTGGAGCTTTCCGCAGGCGGCTATATCTCCCTCGTGATCTATTGTCTTATCGGGATCGCAATGTATTTCATTATGTCCGGATACCGCAAGAAAAATCCGGAGGCGCATCAGCTGATCACACTGACGCCGGATGATATTGAACACGAATAA
- the malQ gene encoding 4-alpha-glucanotransferase — MPEAHYQRCGCWSCKRLNSDQEESRKMRQNGILMPVSALPSPYGIGCFSKEAYEFVDQLKEAGQSLWQILPLGPTSYGDSPYQSFSTFAGNPYYIDLNTLVEEGLLDKADCDGADFGGSEETIDYGRLYETRFQVLKKACSRAAGQGLTETEEYRAFLKTEEEWLSDYALFMAVKNRFGGRSWDHWDKDIRFRVPEALAQYREALKEDVGFFEFLQYEFYKQWNSLKAYANDKGIQIIGDIPVYVAFDSADTWAQPSLFQLDENRLPKAVAGCPPDGFSATGQLWGNPLYDWEYHRKTGYSWWVRRIRHCFRLYDVTRIDHFRGFDEYYSIPYKDEDAVNGCWRKGPGMELFHAVKKELGDLPIIAEDLGFLTDSVRELLRASGYPGMKVLQFAFDSREESDYLPHNYERNCVVYTGTHDNDTLRGWYEALAPEDKEMALTYLNDRGTDEREIHWDYICLAMRSVADTCIIPMQDILGLGREGRINTPSTLGGNWVWRMKEGAFTPGLAGKMRKLTEVYGRSVKIEKGSIKGDS, encoded by the coding sequence CTGCCAGAAGCACATTATCAAAGGTGTGGCTGCTGGAGCTGTAAAAGGCTAAATAGCGATCAGGAGGAAAGCAGAAAAATGAGACAGAATGGAATATTGATGCCCGTATCGGCATTGCCCTCCCCTTATGGAATCGGGTGTTTTTCAAAAGAGGCTTATGAATTCGTGGATCAGTTAAAGGAAGCAGGGCAGTCGCTGTGGCAGATCCTGCCCCTTGGCCCGACCAGCTACGGCGATTCCCCGTATCAGTCCTTTTCAACATTTGCTGGCAATCCATATTATATAGACCTGAATACCCTTGTGGAGGAAGGGCTTCTGGATAAGGCGGACTGTGACGGCGCAGATTTCGGCGGCAGTGAAGAGACGATAGACTACGGCAGGCTGTATGAGACAAGATTTCAGGTACTTAAGAAGGCCTGCAGCCGGGCGGCCGGGCAGGGACTGACGGAGACAGAAGAGTACCGGGCGTTTCTTAAGACAGAAGAAGAGTGGCTTTCAGACTATGCGCTTTTTATGGCGGTAAAAAACAGGTTTGGCGGCAGGAGCTGGGACCACTGGGATAAGGACATTCGATTCCGTGTTCCCGAAGCGCTGGCACAATACAGGGAAGCATTGAAAGAAGATGTGGGATTTTTTGAGTTCCTGCAGTATGAATTTTACAAACAGTGGAATTCGCTCAAAGCATATGCAAATGATAAGGGAATACAGATCATCGGAGATATTCCTGTCTATGTGGCATTTGACAGTGCGGATACGTGGGCGCAGCCGTCTTTATTTCAGTTAGATGAGAACAGGCTTCCGAAAGCGGTGGCGGGATGTCCCCCGGACGGATTCTCCGCCACAGGGCAGCTATGGGGCAACCCTTTATATGACTGGGAATACCACCGGAAAACCGGTTACAGCTGGTGGGTCAGAAGGATCCGCCACTGCTTCCGCCTGTATGATGTGACGCGGATCGATCATTTCAGGGGATTTGATGAGTATTACTCTATTCCTTACAAGGATGAAGATGCAGTCAATGGATGCTGGAGAAAAGGGCCCGGCATGGAATTATTTCATGCGGTCAAAAAGGAACTGGGAGACCTTCCGATCATTGCGGAGGACCTGGGCTTTCTGACCGACAGTGTAAGAGAGCTGCTGCGCGCCAGCGGCTATCCGGGCATGAAGGTGCTGCAGTTTGCTTTTGACTCACGGGAGGAAAGCGATTATCTGCCCCACAATTATGAGAGAAATTGTGTGGTGTATACTGGAACCCATGACAATGATACGCTGAGAGGGTGGTATGAAGCGCTCGCCCCGGAAGATAAGGAGATGGCGCTGACATACCTGAATGACCGGGGGACGGATGAAAGGGAGATACACTGGGATTATATCTGTCTCGCCATGCGAAGCGTGGCGGATACGTGTATCATTCCCATGCAGGATATTCTTGGTCTTGGCAGGGAGGGGAGGATCAACACTCCCTCAACGCTTGGCGGCAACTGGGTATGGAGAATGAAGGAAGGCGCGTTTACGCCCGGACTTGCCGGAAAGATGCGGAAGCTTACGGAAGTGTACGGACGGTCTGTAAAAATAGAAAAAGGCAGTATAAAAGGAGACAGTTAG
- a CDS encoding glycogen/starch/alpha-glucan phosphorylase, producing MDLKQKLEERLGTTLAQAEDAEVYYALLGLTKEISSQKKENSGNKKVYYISAEFLVGKLLSNNLINLGIYDEIQKLLKENGKSLAGIEELEPEPSLGNGGLGRLAACFMDSIATLGLDGAGIGLNYHYGLFRQLFEDHKQKEMKNPWIEKDSWLIDTGVHFPVSFRDYTLTSVMYDIDVPGYESGINKLHLFDVESLDESMVGDGIAFDKEDVRKNLTLFLYPDDSDEAGQLLRIYQQYFMVSSGAQLILKEMDEQGYDLHRLYDHVVIQINDTHPSMVIPELIRLMTERGISFDEAVEIVTKTCAYTNHTILAEALEKWPLSYLEKVVPHLVPIIRKLDERVKETYKDEKVAVIDRSGRVHMAHMDIHYGFSVNGVAALHTEILKRSELRPFYEIYPEKFNNKTNGITFRRWLMHCNPDLSSYITELIGDGWKKNASELEKLLAFAGDDKVLERLWEIKQVNKKRLKEYVKMTQGIDISEASVFDIQIKRLHEYKRQQMNALFVIYKYKEIKAGRIPDIPVTVIFGAKAAPAYTLAKDIIHLILCLQELVGSDPDVAPYLKVVMIENYNVTKAEMLIPACDISEQISLASKEASGTGNMKFMLNGAVTLGTMDGANVEIHDLVGSDNIYIFGKSSEDVIRLYETNGYDAREYYESDPVTEGLVDFIISKEMIKLGDPENLCRLYKELVSKDWFMTLLDLKEYIAVKEQMLEDYKDRKSWTGKMLANIARAGFFSSDRTIEEYSRGIWGI from the coding sequence ATGGATCTTAAACAGAAATTGGAAGAACGGTTAGGCACGACACTTGCACAGGCGGAGGACGCGGAAGTTTATTATGCCCTGTTAGGGCTGACAAAAGAGATCAGTTCACAAAAGAAAGAAAACAGTGGGAATAAAAAGGTTTATTATATATCGGCAGAATTTCTTGTCGGCAAATTATTATCCAATAATCTGATCAATCTTGGGATTTATGATGAGATTCAAAAGCTTCTCAAAGAAAATGGCAAGAGCCTTGCGGGTATTGAGGAGCTGGAGCCGGAGCCGTCCCTTGGAAACGGAGGGCTTGGCAGACTTGCGGCATGTTTTATGGACTCCATTGCAACGCTGGGACTCGACGGGGCAGGGATAGGCCTGAATTACCACTATGGACTGTTCCGGCAGCTCTTTGAAGATCATAAGCAGAAAGAAATGAAAAATCCGTGGATAGAAAAGGATAGCTGGCTCATAGACACCGGGGTACATTTCCCGGTGTCCTTCAGGGATTATACGCTGACTTCGGTCATGTATGATATAGATGTGCCCGGATATGAAAGCGGGATCAACAAGCTTCATCTCTTTGATGTGGAGTCGCTTGATGAAAGTATGGTCGGGGATGGGATCGCATTTGACAAAGAAGATGTCCGTAAAAACCTGACGCTGTTTTTGTATCCGGATGACAGTGATGAGGCGGGGCAGCTGTTAAGGATCTATCAGCAGTATTTCATGGTGAGCAGCGGCGCCCAGCTCATTTTAAAGGAAATGGATGAACAAGGATATGACCTTCACAGGCTTTACGACCATGTGGTGATCCAGATCAATGACACGCATCCGTCCATGGTCATCCCGGAACTTATAAGACTTATGACAGAGCGGGGAATATCCTTTGATGAGGCAGTGGAGATCGTCACGAAGACGTGCGCGTACACAAACCATACGATACTGGCAGAGGCGCTGGAAAAGTGGCCCCTCTCTTACCTGGAAAAGGTGGTTCCTCATCTTGTTCCGATCATCCGAAAGCTGGACGAACGGGTGAAAGAGACTTACAAAGATGAGAAGGTGGCGGTCATTGACCGGAGCGGCCGGGTACATATGGCACATATGGATATTCATTATGGCTTCAGCGTCAACGGCGTGGCGGCCCTTCATACAGAGATTCTGAAACGATCGGAACTCAGGCCATTTTATGAGATTTATCCGGAGAAATTCAATAACAAGACAAATGGTATCACTTTCCGCCGGTGGCTGATGCACTGCAATCCAGATCTGAGCAGCTATATTACAGAGCTCATAGGAGACGGCTGGAAAAAGAATGCGTCAGAACTTGAAAAACTGCTCGCCTTTGCCGGGGATGATAAAGTGCTGGAACGTCTTTGGGAGATCAAGCAGGTGAATAAAAAGCGGCTGAAAGAATATGTGAAGATGACACAGGGGATCGACATTTCCGAAGCGTCCGTATTTGATATACAGATCAAGCGCCTTCACGAGTATAAACGGCAGCAGATGAACGCACTGTTTGTGATCTATAAATACAAGGAGATCAAGGCGGGGCGGATACCGGATATACCGGTCACCGTCATTTTCGGAGCAAAGGCGGCTCCGGCCTATACTCTGGCAAAGGATATCATCCATCTGATTCTCTGTCTTCAGGAACTGGTCGGCAGCGACCCGGATGTGGCGCCGTACTTAAAGGTCGTCATGATAGAGAATTATAATGTGACGAAAGCAGAGATGCTCATACCGGCCTGTGACATATCTGAGCAGATATCACTGGCTTCCAAGGAGGCGAGCGGCACCGGAAATATGAAGTTCATGCTGAACGGCGCGGTCACGCTCGGCACAATGGACGGGGCCAATGTTGAGATCCACGATCTGGTGGGCAGCGATAATATTTATATCTTTGGGAAGAGCAGTGAGGACGTGATACGTCTGTACGAGACAAACGGGTATGACGCCCGGGAATATTATGAATCAGACCCGGTAACGGAAGGGCTTGTGGACTTTATCATAAGCAAAGAGATGATAAAGCTTGGGGACCCGGAAAATCTCTGCAGGCTCTATAAGGAACTGGTCAGCAAGGACTGGTTTATGACGCTTCTGGATTTGAAGGAGTATATCGCGGTAAAGGAACAGATGCTGGAAGATTATAAAGACAGGAAAAGCTGGACCGGGAAAATGCTCGCCAATATCGCCAGGGCAGGATTCTTCTCTTCGGACAGGACCATTGAGGAGTACAGCCGCGGGATATGGGGAATATAG
- a CDS encoding sensor histidine kinase, which produces MAQFDALQKQVTPHFIFNVINTISRLLSMKEYDTAAKMLDSFASMMRYSLLDVKSTVMLKQELNYIENFLMIQKIRFGDRIEYELECDPGLLDIEVPFFFLQPLVENSIKHGLLDKPEGGKVLLACAKVKDGCVITLEDNGTGIEAGKLHSIKENLLTTKGSRDSEHIGLYNCYNRLKLLFGSNMKFFIESESGKGTAIQIMFHL; this is translated from the coding sequence ATGGCGCAGTTTGACGCGCTGCAAAAACAGGTGACGCCCCATTTTATTTTTAATGTCATCAATACGATCTCCAGACTGTTATCCATGAAAGAATATGACACCGCGGCAAAAATGCTCGATTCATTTGCCAGCATGATGCGTTACAGTCTCCTGGACGTGAAGTCAACAGTCATGCTGAAGCAGGAACTGAACTATATAGAGAATTTTCTGATGATACAGAAGATTCGGTTTGGGGACCGCATTGAATATGAGCTGGAATGTGATCCCGGGCTTCTGGATATCGAAGTTCCGTTTTTCTTCCTGCAGCCGTTAGTGGAAAACTCGATCAAGCATGGTCTTCTGGACAAACCGGAGGGTGGAAAGGTATTGCTTGCCTGTGCGAAAGTAAAAGACGGATGTGTCATTACGCTTGAGGATAACGGGACCGGTATCGAAGCCGGCAAGCTGCACAGTATAAAGGAAAATCTGCTGACAACAAAAGGCAGCCGGGATTCGGAACATATTGGGCTTTACAATTGTTATAACAGGCTGAAGCTGCTGTTTGGGAGCAATATGAAATTCTTTATTGAGAGTGAAAGCGGGAAAGGGACTGCGATACAGATCATGTTTCATCTGTAG
- a CDS encoding carbohydrate ABC transporter permease, translating to MKTRKSPLSLAGTGVFTIIGVVYILPILIVLMNSFKEKVYINKQPFKLPDSKTLAGIENYITAIDKYELLSAVGWTVFITVGSVFVILICTSMCAWYITRITSRFTKLIYLLCVFSMVVPFQMVMFTLSLVADRTGLRTPWGIIIIYLGFGAGLAVFMFCGFVKSIPLEIEEAAMIDGCTPLRTFFSVVLPIMKPTYISVGILETMWIWNDFLLPYLVLDLNKYKTISIAIQYMKGSYGRVDMGAVMAALILAVIPVIIFYLSCQKHIIKGVAAGAVKG from the coding sequence ATGAAAACCAGAAAAAGTCCTTTAAGTTTAGCGGGAACGGGAGTGTTTACGATCATTGGCGTTGTCTATATTCTGCCGATACTCATTGTGCTCATGAATTCATTTAAAGAAAAGGTTTATATCAACAAGCAGCCCTTTAAGCTTCCGGATTCAAAGACACTGGCAGGCATTGAAAACTATATTACGGCGATAGATAAATATGAGCTTCTCAGTGCGGTGGGCTGGACTGTCTTTATTACCGTAGGTTCTGTTTTTGTCATTTTGATCTGTACGTCCATGTGTGCCTGGTATATCACGAGGATCACATCGAGGTTTACGAAACTCATCTATCTGCTGTGCGTATTTTCCATGGTCGTGCCTTTTCAGATGGTCATGTTCACCCTCTCTTTGGTGGCGGACCGCACCGGACTCCGCACACCGTGGGGGATCATCATTATTTATCTTGGCTTCGGGGCAGGACTTGCAGTCTTCATGTTCTGCGGGTTCGTAAAGTCCATTCCTCTTGAGATCGAAGAGGCGGCCATGATCGACGGCTGTACGCCGCTTCGTACCTTTTTCAGTGTGGTGCTTCCGATCATGAAGCCGACGTATATCTCAGTAGGGATACTGGAGACGATGTGGATCTGGAACGACTTCCTTCTTCCATATCTCGTGCTGGACCTGAACAAATATAAGACGATATCTATCGCGATACAGTATATGAAAGGAAGCTACGGACGGGTAGACATGGGAGCGGTCATGGCAGCGCTTATTCTGGCGGTCATTCCGGTCATCATCTTCTATCTGTCCTGCCAGAAGCACATTATCAAAGGTGTGGCTGCTGGAGCTGTAAAAGGCTAA
- a CDS encoding carbohydrate ABC transporter permease, with protein MEKSIKRYMPIFVLPTFCAFILGFIIPFIMGIWLSFCKFTTVTDAKFAGISNYIKALKDTVFRHSFWYTALFAVASLIIINVIAFMLAMALTKEMHGTNIFRTVFFMPNLIGGIVLGYIWQLIFNGILSKYGTALALNEWYGFWGLIILVSWQQIGYMMIIYIAGLQSIPGDVMEAAQIDGATGWQRLWKVTIPMMMPSITICMFLSITNGFKLFDQNLSLTAGEPAKMSEMMALNIFNTFYGRTGWEGVGQAKAVLFFLLVVAIGMIQLRATRSKEVQQ; from the coding sequence ATGGAAAAGTCCATAAAACGTTACATGCCGATATTCGTACTTCCTACATTCTGTGCGTTTATTCTTGGCTTCATCATCCCGTTCATTATGGGGATCTGGCTTTCATTCTGCAAGTTTACGACGGTCACGGACGCGAAATTTGCCGGGATCTCCAATTACATCAAGGCGCTGAAGGATACCGTATTCCGCCATTCCTTCTGGTACACCGCCCTTTTTGCAGTGGCATCTCTGATCATAATCAATGTGATCGCGTTCATGCTTGCGATGGCGCTGACGAAAGAGATGCACGGTACCAATATATTCCGTACAGTTTTCTTTATGCCGAACCTCATCGGAGGTATCGTGCTTGGGTACATCTGGCAGTTGATCTTCAACGGGATCCTGTCAAAATACGGCACAGCGCTGGCCCTGAATGAATGGTATGGCTTCTGGGGACTTATTATTCTTGTAAGCTGGCAGCAGATCGGTTATATGATGATCATATATATCGCGGGCCTGCAGTCCATACCAGGAGATGTGATGGAGGCGGCGCAGATCGACGGCGCGACCGGCTGGCAGAGGCTTTGGAAAGTTACGATCCCCATGATGATGCCGTCCATTACGATCTGTATGTTCTTATCTATCACAAATGGATTTAAACTCTTTGACCAGAACCTTTCACTGACAGCAGGCGAACCTGCCAAGATGTCAGAGATGATGGCGCTCAATATCTTCAATACATTCTATGGAAGAACCGGATGGGAAGGCGTTGGTCAGGCGAAGGCCGTACTGTTCTTCCTGTTAGTCGTAGCGATCGGAATGATACAGTTACGCGCAACACGTTCTAAGGAGGTGCAGCAGTAA
- a CDS encoding cysteine hydrolase family protein — translation MRVNDRHVSFYYENDMDMGGITIDPAKTALLIIDMQHVFITRPAPEDPTEAEKNEALRWEPFYKKIDEVVVPNNQKLLECFREKGMEVCFAKIQCQKKNGSDRSLDQKATGYNELLLPPGTPSAEIVPALSPREDEIVVTKTTDSALTGTPLRLWFHNMGIDTVVVTGVLTDQCVSGTVRSLADESFNVWLIEDACMASTQRIQDNELEILNNIYCHVINTEELLDALK, via the coding sequence ATGAGAGTAAATGACAGACATGTATCATTCTATTACGAAAATGATATGGATATGGGCGGGATAACCATTGATCCGGCAAAAACAGCGCTCCTTATCATTGACATGCAGCACGTGTTTATAACAAGGCCGGCTCCTGAGGATCCGACGGAGGCTGAAAAAAACGAAGCGCTCCGCTGGGAACCGTTCTACAAAAAGATTGACGAAGTCGTTGTGCCAAACAACCAGAAACTGCTGGAATGCTTCCGTGAAAAGGGAATGGAAGTCTGCTTTGCCAAGATCCAGTGCCAGAAAAAAAACGGAAGCGACCGTTCTCTTGACCAGAAGGCGACCGGATATAATGAACTTCTGCTTCCGCCGGGCACACCTTCCGCCGAGATCGTACCTGCGCTGTCTCCCAGGGAGGACGAGATCGTGGTGACCAAGACGACGGACAGCGCGCTTACCGGTACGCCCCTCAGACTCTGGTTTCACAACATGGGGATCGACACTGTCGTAGTCACAGGAGTTCTCACAGACCAGTGCGTCTCCGGAACGGTCAGAAGTCTTGCGGACGAAAGCTTTAACGTATGGCTCATCGAGGACGCCTGCATGGCATCCACGCAGAGAATTCAGGATAACGAGCTGGAGATCCTGAATAACATTTACTGCCACGTCATCAATACCGAGGAACTGTTAGATGCATTAAAATAA